Genomic window (Vigna unguiculata cultivar IT97K-499-35 chromosome 10, ASM411807v1, whole genome shotgun sequence):
TATAGGCCATGGCTTAGTGTATTGTTGCCTAATGGTCATTGTGATGGCATTGGTTGCTAGCGTACCTAGAAAAAACCTTAACAAAagaattttgtgaaaataattaGTATACAATAAATTGATAAAACAAATAATGCAAATAACTTGTTATATTAATCATTACCCATGAGCCTGAGGTGAAATCATAGGAAGATGTGCATGACGTATGGGTTCCTCCTAGATGTCTGATTGCACATCATCTTGGTTGGTAGATACTTCATGACCTTCCTCAACAAGTGAACGATGGACTCTGGAAGACACTAACAATGGTGAAGACACTAGCAATGGTGACGGTACTGATGATGTCGAAGGCCCTATAGGTAATGGAGAAGGTGATGATGCAACAACTAGGGATGAGGAAGATACGACTGTAGCATCGACACCTAATTGGGTAGGTCTGTTGACCACAACTGAGGATGGTGAAAGTAGAGGTGTAGGAGTTGGGGGTGGGACATCTATTTTAAGTACATAGTTTGGCCTTTTATTTTTCGTTGCCCCTTTTCTATTATATGAAAATAGTAAccaattataaaagaaagcaacATAACAAGACTATAAACAAACAACATAGTATATAAATGTTTTCAATAACAACTTTATGTGTTTAGACttcaatcatcatcatcatcatcatcaaattcCTCTTCTTCGTTATCTTCTTGAcaatcattttcttcaatttcccctTCTTTACTATCTActtcaaaataattatcttCAATGTCAAAGTCTTGTTCTGATTCACAATTTTCAAACTCCAATTTATTGTCAAAGTCTTGTTTTGAATACTCACTCAAGGTATGGCTTAAATTTAGTGCAATTGATCAATACATGAACATGGGCAGAGCTGCACTCTTCATAGGTTAACCAATGAATTGACTTCTTCCCTGAATAACGACCAGGTGGGAAGCAAAACTATAACTCGAGCTACTAAGTTTTGAACAATGTCAACACCatcaaccaaaatttggttcATCAATCAAGTCCACCACTGATAAAACTAATGGGCACCTAATGCAGGTCCAACATTGTTCCCAATTCACTCATTCATCTCATTTAACCGAGATAAAGGGATAAGAGcaaagaaataaacaaatcGATAACTACGAACCGCATACGAAACGATAACAAATCGATAGCAAAGAAAGAAACACATTACAAATTTGCTTACCAAATGTGAAACAGTTGGAGCTCGAGCTACTCTCTTCGATTTGGAACAAACCATACCTATGGTTTCAGAAATAGGGATTTCAATCTTCAGAGAATAGAGGAGGGTAAATGTAATAGAAACCACAAAATAATCATGCAAGAAGCCAACGTACAAATAAGAAAAACTCACTCTAAGCTCCGATTTCTTTGTCCAAGCTATAGGAAGCGAACCTAAGTGATATAGTACTCCAATGTGCGCAAGAGAGAGGGGCGCCAATCTGAGCAATGAACACAAGATGAACAAGGAACGTGAGTGATGATGAAATCAAAAAGAGGGGCGTCAATCTGAAAGAGATGAGAAGTGGTAGAAGGCCTTTGTCGATTCGCTAATGTCTTCAACGTTCACTTTCACAAAAAgagttttctttaaatttaaatttttttttatttttatttttatttaatatccgTATGTAGATTTCGTATGAAAtgtattatttcatttatatatggATTTTACATACGGAAAAAGGATAGGAGAACTTGTTTATCGTTACATATGAAAATAACCCGTATGTAACAAGATTTTATATATGgaaaaaaatttgtatgtaaaatCCGTATGTAAAGCTTAatttacatacaaattttaatcCATATGTAATTATCTAtagataattttgatttttttttgtagtggagGAGTGGTTGGAAGGTGCAGGTCATAAAGAAGTATTATTGGAGAAATCGTTACATTTTCGTTTCAAGACTTCCAACAATCATACCGAGAGTATGATGTCCTAATAGTTGGACTCTCCTTGGAAAAGGAGATAGGGGCAATAAAGTTGATAATATCAAGTAAAGGATGCATTGTTTCTCAAGTACTATCACTTGGTAAAGGCTATGTTGGATGTTTTTTTAGAGGTTAAGCTGGAGCACATTCCCAAGGGTCATAATATAAGAGCTGGCGTGCCCTCAAAGCTGGCCAGTACCAAGAAGATAGGGCGATACAAGCCATTTTTAAAATAGGTGCTTTCGACACCTTTCACTAAGgcaataattaaatgtatgatGGTAGAAGCATAAATAATGTGGATGACGCTTATCATCTAATACCTTATAGATGGGAAGATACTCGAGGGGGAGGAGAAAAGATGGGTGAGAAGATCAGGCATGTACACTATACTTGATGGTGAGTTATTTAGAATAAAGTATTGTCGCCCATTGTTAAAATATGTCACCCTAGACCAAGATGACTACATTATGAGAGAGTTGCATGAGGGTATTTATGGATACAACTCAAGGGCGAGGACCATGCCTGCGAAAGTGTTGCGAGCCATGTACTTCTAGCTGACCTTAGAAACTGATTGCACCGAATATGTGAAGAAATGTATACCATGCTAGAAGCATGGTAATTTAATCCATGGTAAACATGAAGAGTTGTATCATATTTTCTTGTTGTGGCCCTTTGCCAAGAAGGGAATAGACATCAAAGGCCCCTTTGGTCTAGGAAAACGTCAAGTTCCTATTAGTCGACATttactacttcaccaagtggattaAGGCAAAGTCTTTAGCCATCATCACAACCCAATAGGTGTAGAGATTTGTGTGGAAAAATATTGTATGTTGGTATAAGGTGCTACATACTAATATAGCAGATAATGAAAGACAATTTCTAGATAAGGGCGTAACCGAGTTCTATACCAACATTTGTATAAAACACATTACATGTTTTGTAGAGAACCCTCAATCGAACAGACAGGTTCAGGCTACAAACAAGATCATCTTGGTAAAATTATAAGAGGTTGGACTCAACCAAGGTGAGATGGTCAAAAGATCTGATAGAGGTGTTGTAAGCATACAAGTGCGCTCCTCAGTCTTCTACTAAAGAGACACTCTTCAGCTTGATGTATGATATTGATTCCATGATTCCAATAGACATATGTGAGCCTTCTTCTCGACGACAAAGATATGACGAAAGTAGTAATGGAGATTGTCTTCATGTTGATTGGGATTTGCTTATTGAAATGACAAAGAAAGCTCAAATCCAAGAAGTCGATACCAAGAAAAGGGCAACTAGAAAGTATAATTCTAAGTTAAAACTGAGAGCATTTCAGAATAGAGATTTGGTATGGCGTATGGCCAACAATGCTAGGAAAATTGAAGGCAAGTTCTCAGCTAATTGGGAAGGACCATTTCGGGTGGTACAAGATGCCGACAAAGGCGCTTACAGACTGGAGTATTTATCGGCCCAACCTATACCTAATACTTGGAATATAACCTAAAATTTTACTTCAGCTAAATCTTATAAGTCAGAGCGTACTCTTTCCTTCCTCAGTCTTTTGTCCTTAAGGAGGGTTTTGGTCGTGAAGGTTTTAGTGAAGCACTTCATCAAGAAAATAAGTGGGTTTCCTATAAATATTTGCGATATTCATGATTGTTCTTAAAAGTTACAAGTCCTTGCACTTGAACATGTTCTCGATCTCTTGTGAAGAACCATCTTGGTCCTATTTTAGCTTGACAAATGATTTTTTAGATGGTTATGattacttcaattttaattcaaCATTACACCTAAAAGATCTAAGGGTTATCACTACATGAATTATTagatttagtaacatttttctaTTACATTTATCTAAAATGTTACCTTATGAATAGTTATAGTAATACTTTTAGAAAATGTTATCATAAGTacttaaaaatgttactataaatattgttattatgatattgtaacatttttaaataaatgttactataaataaataaataaataattttcatttttttaccttaattgtaaaattttaaaatgataataataaatttataattaattaatttcattataatattgaaatagttaatattaatttaaaatttaatattttaaagtaatattttaacttattttaaaattaaggcATCATGCAAATTCACTTGCTTGGAAAACTTTTGATTCACTACATCTTGATTTTGCATTGGATCCACGAAACGTGAGGCTTGGGTTAGCAAGTGATGGATTTAATCCATATAAGACAATGAGTAGCAAATATAGTATTTGGCTGGTTGTTCTGATGTCATACAACCTACCTCCATGGGCCTGCATGAAGCAACCTTATTTGATGTTATCTTTACTTATTCCAGGTCCTTCTTCCCCTAAAAGTAGCATAGATGTCTATTTAAAACCTCTAGTTGATGAGCTAAAGGATTATGGGAGAAAGGAATTGAAACCTATGATGCCTCTAGTAAGCAATATTTTAATGTTCGAGCTGCATTACTTTGGACTGTGAGTGATTTCCCTGCCTATGCTATGCTATCAGGTTGGCGTACTAGTGGAAAGTTGGCGTGCCCTGTGTGTAACTATGATACATGGTCCAAGTACTTGccaaaaagtaaaaagatgTGCTACATGGGTCATCGTAGATTTTTGGACTCCAATCACAAATGGCGGAAAAATAAGAAGTGTTTTGATGGCTATGAAGAATTTAGAGTTGCTCCGGTTCCATTATTAGGTTCTACTATATTGGAAAAAATTGGcgaaagagaaaatttatttggaaatcctcaaaagaggaaaagaaataaTGTTGATTCATGGACAAAAAAAAGCATATTATTTGAGTTGCCATATTGGGATACTAATTTGCACCGTCACATATTGAGCAGCAAAAACTTCTTGGGCTTAAAAGTCATGATTTTCATGTTCTGATTCAAGACTTACTTAAAATAGCAGTACGAAGAGTTTTACCAAAAGAAGTCGCAAgagttttaattaagttaagaTCATTCTTCAAGATTTTATGCTCCAAAGTTATCaatgttgaattatttgaatgtttgGATGTTGAAATTGCATTGATTCTTTGCGAATTGGAAAGAATTTTCCCTCcatctttttttgttataatggTTCATCTATCAATACATTTAGCATACGAAGCTAGAATTGCAGGACCCGTGCATTACCGTTGGATGTATCCAATTGAGAGGTAATTTGATTTATAGTTTTGTGCTTTTATAGGTTTCTTCTTAATTTGTACTTAAGTTTTATACTTTTATGCTTATAGGTTTCTTCTTAAGTTAAAGAACTGTGTGCGTAATAGACGTTATCCAGAGGGTTCTATTGCAGAAGGCTATATAGCAGATGAATGTTTGACATTTTGTTCAAGGTACTTAGATGACGATATccaaacaaaattcaataaaccAGCAAGGAGTTTAGATGGTCCTATAGGAGATGGAGTCATGACAAGTTTGGATCCTCTTACATGGGAGCAAGCTCATCGATATGTGTTATTCAATTCTGAAGCTATCAAACCATTTATCAAGTAAGAAGATATGCATACTCAAGAATACATATTATTACTACACTTTATTATAGTTTACTTAACATATATaacatattcaattttttttatgtaggcAACATGAAGAATTTGTTTTCAGTCACAATCGTCAAGGTTCAACAAGAAAATGGAATAAGGCTAAAGATCAATGTCTTACTTTTCATGAATGGTTTGAAGATCGAGTAAGGAATTTAGATGTTAGTGAAGATGTTAAATGGTTGTCTAAAGGGCCAAATACAGTTGCGAGAAGATTTTCTGCATATGCAATAAATGGCTACAAGTTTGTCATTGAAAGTCgtgaaagaaaaacacaaaattctGGGGTTATGGTTGTTTCATCTACAATCAAGTTTAGAAGCAAGAAAGATGAACATCCGTTGGTAGAAAATGTTACCTACTATGGAGTTTTGAAAGACATAATTGAATTGGATTACTATGGACATTtcaagtttgtgttgttcaaatGTCATTGGTTTCAAATTAAACaagatggttttggtttggtaCTCATAAATTTTCGAAGGTTGATCTATGAAAATGATCCTTTTGTATTTGCATCTCAAGTAAAGCAAGTGTATTATACAAAAGACCCAAATGATGATTGGCATGTTGTTACTAACACCACCCCTAGAGATTTGTTTGATATATATGGGGATCCAGAGAATGAAGATGTGGAAAAGCACTTGGATGATCAATTAAGAAGTCCAATGTTTGATCAATTTACGGttaatgaagatgaaaatatttgGTTTAGGGATGATGTACCTGGAACAACCATTGATGCAAGTTTAacagatgaagaagaaacaagagaaGAACCTAGACAAGAGTCACTTGATGATTGAGTTCACTATTTAAATTGCttgtgttttcatttttttacagtGGTACAATAAGGGCAAGAGGTAAAGTTTCATGGGCTGCTAGCTCAATGGAAGATACCCTTAATGATCAAGAAGTTCAAACATACACCAAGAAGCATAAGGATTCATGGCCAAGTGGATCAATGACTGAAATTCTTAATGAGCTAGAGGAGACAGCATCAAGTCGTTGCCTAACACCCTTGGCACCCTATTTGATTAACGATGATAGTAAGTGTAAAGTActtgataatatatattctttagaaaaaaaatacaaaaacaagaTTATTCATTTGTCATTTATTAAAACAGGTCTTGTTATCAAGAAGAAAAGGGGTTCAACAAAGTGTCTTAAGACTCATGGTTTGAGTCATGAAGATCGCATTCAAGTCAACCTTTTGGTCAATATAGGGCTGCCTTGAGCTGTTATTTGGGAACATTGGCTAGGAATGCACATATTGCTCTTTTGACATACACAACTTGGAGAGAGTTGAAAGATAATTGGGAGGATATGTGGCAAACAGTAAaggtatcatttttttttcttatcattgataTATGTTTTCTGTTTATTTCTGAATTAGATCAATTTCAAGATAAGAtagcattatttatttttttatgatgaagACAAAGCAGCTCATACTTGCTTTGTTTGTTTCAAGATCCAAATACaagtaattcttttattttataaagtttgacACATCTTGTTCTGTATGTATTGTGTGTATTTTGATTCTTGCTAAAGTTTCCCCTCACCTCTGTAGTATGCTCTTCTTCAAGATTATGGTAACTTCATTCCTCTCTTTGTATATCAAACAAGATAAGGTGCCTTCTCATATTATCTTTACATTTAGGCCCTTTTGTGTAGAAACTGTATGAGTTAGGTTCCTTACATTACAAATGTATTTTAGTTCTGTTTTGATACTCTCCAAATGAGTGATTAAATGTGTCTTCAATCTAATGAAGTAAAACttctacaaaatataatttgtgtaTAGAAGTTTCATAAATTTTCTGATGGTTGTTAAATTACTACAAATCATCACTCTATCTATAAATTTTTGGTTTTACTTAATGGGAGTTAAATGcttataacaacaaaaattaaagtcGAATTAGGGACTAGGACAGTTTATAAGTAATACATACATAAAAATTGTGAAAGGTTAAGTAAATCTTTGAAAAgtgatttaatttataatcaaactcATTAGAAGTTATGATAATGCCACATCAttctttacaatatttttttcttctttcgtaactgtatattgaaaatatttttaaaatatttaaatcttcaATCGATGATATTTATGATATTATCTTTCTTATAAATTGACAACATATAATATTTGGATATCAGCATAGTGACATCTTTATATTTAGATATTCgttaattttcttcaaaatgaaTGTTTCTCTACCAATGATGAGTATATTTCTCGTAAAATACTTTGTTTACTTGTTTTTGAGTATGAGTATCGTCTGTATAATGAATGTGAAATGGCATCTACCTTTAAGTTTTAGAAAACCTTACTACAAGCAATGTTTGGAATActtcttcattttatttaatgatgGGACAATGGTGTAACTGGTTATACCAGATTTTAGTCTAGAACTGCTAAACATGTTGGAATACATGTTGGTCTAGAACTGCTAAAATAGAACCAGTAATACTTCTCCACTGTTACTATTTATTCGGCTAGTTCATTGTTTTAGGATTTTAGATGCAAtttgttctgttttattttgaA
Coding sequences:
- the LOC114165413 gene encoding uncharacterized protein LOC114165413, encoding MVHLSIHLAYEARIAGPVHYRWMYPIERFLLKLKNCVRNRRYPEGSIAEGYIADECLTFCSRYLDDDIQTKFNKPARSLDGPIGDGVMTSLDPLTWEQAHRYVLFNSEAIKPFIKQHEEFVFSHNRQGSTRKWNKAKDQCLTFHEWFEDRVRNLDVSEDVKWLSKGPNTVARRFSAYAINGYKFVIESRERKTQNSGVMVVSSTIKFRSKKDEHPLVENVTYYGVLKDIIELDYYGHFKFVLFKCHWFQIKQDGFGLVLINFRRLIYENDPFVFASQVKQVYYTKDPNDDWHVVTNTTPRDLFDIYGDPENEDVEKHLDDQLRSPMFDQFTVNEDENIWFRDDVPGTTIDASLTDEEETREEPRQESLDD